Part of the Nocardioides perillae genome is shown below.
GCGAAGCCCTCGAGCACCGCGCGGCGGCGCGCGGCGCGCGGCAGCGTGCCGTAGCGCTTCCACGTCGACCCGCCGACGAAGGCGAGGAGGACGCCCGGGGAGCCGTCGCTGGGGCAGTTGTCGAAGGCGACCCGCACGGCGCCGGAGTCGTTGAGCCCGAAACCGCTCAGGCCGGCGTCGCGCCAGAAGGGGCGGCGGTAGACGGCGTCGCACTTCATCAGCTCGCCCATGCCCATCTGCCGCAGCAGCTGCGTGCGCCGGTGGGGCAGGCGCGGGAACCAGTCGACGTCGAGCACCAGCGGGGGCGGCGCCGCCACGACGACTCGGGAGGCGCGCACGACGCCGCGGGTGGTGTGCACGACCGCGCGGCCGTCGCCCTGCACCACCTTCGTCACCGCGGCGTCCAGGGCGACGCGGTCGCCGAGGCGCCGGGCGAGCCGGATCGGGACGAGCTGCGAGCCGCCCACGAAGCGGCGCTCCTGGGCCCCGCCCACGGTGTCGGAGTTGCGCGCGAAGGTGCCGGGGTTGCGCTCGTCGCCGGAGCACGCGACGTACCACAGCGTGAAGAGCAGCGAGAGCTGCGCGGGGTCGGCGCCGAAGCCGGGCTGGCTCCAGCTGCGGATGAGGTTCTCGACGCCGGCGGCGTTGACCGCGTTGGCGCGGATCCACTCCGCGAGCGTCATCGAGTCCCACTCGGCGGCGCGGGGGTGGCTCCAGGGTGCGTCGACGGGGATCTCGGCGGCCATCCGGTCGATGCGGGTGAGCAGGAGGGCGGCGTCGGGCAGGATCGTCGGGTCGGGCGGGACCGTGCCGGAGTAGGTCTGCCGGCCGGTTGTCGAGGAGATGTAGACGCTCTCGCCTTCCGCGTGCTGCAGGAAGGTCGGCACCCTCATCTCGCGCGCGAGCGCGGCGATCCGGCCCTGGGTGGGGCCGATGAAGGCGCCACCGGCCTCGATGACGCCGCCCGCGCGCAGCGGGTGGTTGAGGATGCGGCCCCCGACGCGGCGACGCGCCTCGACGACGAGCACCGAGCGGCCCGCAGCCGCGACCCGGCGGGCCGCGACCAGCCCGGAGAGGCCGGCGCCCACCACGACCACGTCGACCCGGCGGGGGAGACGGCCCTGGCGGCTGCCGGCCTCGGCAGCGGCCGCCTCCGCGGCGATGCCG
Proteins encoded:
- a CDS encoding flavin monoamine oxidase family protein, which encodes MATDPTPTGLDLTRRGLLAAGLAGSGGLALAATGGLTGIAAEAAAAEAGSRQGRLPRRVDVVVVGAGLSGLVAARRVAAAGRSVLVVEARRRVGGRILNHPLRAGGVIEAGGAFIGPTQGRIAALAREMRVPTFLQHAEGESVYISSTTGRQTYSGTVPPDPTILPDAALLLTRIDRMAAEIPVDAPWSHPRAAEWDSMTLAEWIRANAVNAAGVENLIRSWSQPGFGADPAQLSLLFTLWYVACSGDERNPGTFARNSDTVGGAQERRFVGGSQLVPIRLARRLGDRVALDAAVTKVVQGDGRAVVHTTRGVVRASRVVVAAPPPLVLDVDWFPRLPHRRTQLLRQMGMGELMKCDAVYRRPFWRDAGLSGFGLNDSGAVRVAFDNCPSDGSPGVLLAFVGGSTWKRYGTLPRAARRRAVLEGFAAMFGEQALSPIEYTEQDWTREQWTRGGPVAVMGPGTLSTFGPEIRRPFGRVHWAGTETSTYWTGYMDGAVRAGERAATEVLGRLR